In the Rhododendron vialii isolate Sample 1 chromosome 2a, ASM3025357v1 genome, CCCTAAACGGCCGTAAACGGCCAAAGGCTATGTGTCCTGACCGTTGGACCGTTTTAGACTGAACCCAAATGGGCCCAACACCAAAGCCCTCGGTCAGTTATTTACGACAATACCGATTAGTGGAAATAAGCCTTGGAATGCTTGCGGTGGTACTCCTCCGCTGTAGTATCGTGCTGACCGTTGGACCGTTTTAGACTGAACCCAAGTGGGCCCAACGCCAAAGCCCTCGGTCAGTTATTTACGAAAATTCCGATTAGTGGAAATAAGCCTTGGAATGCTTGCGGTGGTACTCCTCCGCTGTAGTATCGTGTCATAGTTTCGTCCGCGACTAAATCATACTTTGTTCATATGTATGCACCTGGCTCTATTTTTAGGCACTGCGAAATTATAGTTGTCATGCATAGGCTACATTATTCTGCTCCAGTTAggctaaaaaaaacaattcaagaTGATATCTTGGTCGATGGATGGCTGATACAGTTGCTCTACTTATATAATGCTTAAGTCCTAATTTCAACGGAAAATTATCACCTGAAGGTAATCCAGAGGTATAAAAAGacaccacaaaaaaaattggagctAACCCAACGTACAGTACAATCAAGAAAGAGACGGGCAAAATAGGTGAGTCTCAAATAAATgataaataaattaacaaaccAAACTAATTTGGAACCAAAAATGAGCAGTACACAGGAGGATGTTTACCCAACCAGTGACTGTAACCATTACTTTACCTACCTCATTAACACTTGCAGTCTTGGTTGTACTTACAAGCAAAAATTTAAAGCTCTTGCTTTAAACTGATGGCAGCAGGTAAGATAACTCATAAAATTCCGTGAACACAAAATCTTCTCTTCATGAAATCCTGATGGTTTACTGTGCAGATCCAGCCATACACAGTCCCAACTACTCTATAAAATGCGAACTTAGCAGATAGAAACACTCACTGGTTTATTTCTCTTGCATTCTTTGAGTATTCTCCTATGGTGAAGTTCTTTTTCTATTGCTCAACCTCTTGCTTACCAAATCAATTTACTCCTCAAACATGCAATCTTAGTTAGCATGCTTTAAGTTCTTTCATTCATTTTATGGAAACTCAGAAATGAATACTTATTCAACAACCCAAAAAATAGTTACTGTCTGATTAAAAAGGCCCAGTTAATTAAACTGCTTCTATTATTCATGCTGCATGGTAGTTAAAATCTGTTTTCTGAATTTGTGATCATCTAAACTATTACTTACATCAGTTTTGGTTCAGATTGTAGCGTTTAGCTATTCTCATTATTCTATCTTTTGTCAAAGATATCTCAAGACTaacctttgtttttctttaaaaacATGATAACAGTTCCATCATGAATATGGCATTCCAAGATATGCTTGCAGTAAGCTGTCCAAAATTTATTGGAGTTGAGATCGTGCTCCTCAAGAATTTATTGCAGCAAAGAGGATCGAACTATTATCTCTTGCCGGCTGATGGAAACCGTGTCCTTGTGGCTATATCAAGACCACACAATGGAAAAAAGCTTGAATACATTCTTGACCGAAACTTCATAATCCGATACTGCAGCATGTTTCGCATCGGGACTCGATTTAGGTGGAGAAAATACAAACAGTTTCAAAATTGGCTGAATTCTTTGATCAACAGGGCACCAAGGTTCTTCCAGCCTCATCTGCGAGTAATGAATCTGTTGGTTCCCCCAACTGAAGGATTAGGTGTGGCCAAAGACCTATCAAAAACAACAAATTACGTGCACTTCAAGTTAATAATAAAactaatggttttttttttccagttgcAGAACAACATCCATGCTGGTTCTTGAAACATATTAACAAAACTGATAGAGCAAAAAATTTGGTAGTAGTGTAGTGCATGCTTGCTTCGCTTCCTAATATTTTAGTACATAGTACCAACGGAAACAAGATGTGTTACTATCAACTTTTTGTGATTTCTTGCAGAAAATTCCAGAGTTCTTCAGGCCATATCTATTTGCGCCACCACATGGAATTGCTCTTGTCTACAGTGGCTATCACGTATACCATGTTAAGAACGAGAACCATGAGCTGACTTTTGGGTGGAATGATGTCATTCTAGAACACAATTTCGGCAGCAACTATACTTTGTTATTGGGCTCTATGGGTCATCTTATGTTTGATCTATTCATATTTGATGAGAAAGGCCATCAGATCAAGTATCCATGGACAACTACTGCACTTATTCAACAACCAAATGCTCCAATTGGTTGGGATTCTATTGCAGCTCAATGCCAGGCCACAAACTGTAAGCTTTCTTTGAGGCAATAAATATGAGCAAAAAATACAGTGCTTCCAGTTTTCTAACACTTTTTCTAATCATGTTTAGCCACATTCTTCACATCGTGCTTGGTTACAACGTTCAGACAATTTGGAGATGAATTCCGATTTATGAAGAAACTGTCGCATGGAGATTTACTTGCATTGGTACTCCTTttctaaaaaatgagaaaatataCTTTTCCTTGGCTTTCTTGTTCTGAATTCTTTTGTCATTGCCTAGGAATTGCGTGCGTCGATTAAGGATTTTCTCAATGAGATCGGACTTGACCGTATGTGGCTCACAACGGGACACAGTACTTGGGAAGTGCAATACACTGATGGATTCCTCGTTGGACAGGGTTGGAATAATTTCATTGCTGCACACAATCTGAAATGTTATGACACTCTCGTCTTCAGTTTTGATTGGGAGTTAAAGATGCATGCCATGGTGTTTGATGAACTTGGCCGTGAAAAAACCTACAATTGGTATTAGCAACATAATATGCTCTTTGGACGTCTTGCAGTCATTGCTGTTGATTAGAGCGTTTTTGAAATCTTCACTGCAGTACGCCACCTTTTGTAAACGTGATGGACTAAGACTTATATGCACGTCTGTAGTTTATAAGACTGAAGCTACGATAGTTTCTCTCTATAAGACTAGGATTATGACGCTACGATTATCCGGTGTTTATCTATGGTGGTTCTAATATTATGTTGTTTTCAGTATGAATATGTGTACTGTCATTGGAGTATAATGATCTCTGATAACTCATTAGCTCCCATCCAAATTACTTGTGCTTAATGAATTCGCAGTTGcataaaaattgaaattacTTATCAAGGAGATGTGCATGTTCACTGTCTAGCAATGAGACAAAATTCTGAAACTTTTCTGCAATCAGCTAATAGTGATGCActtttcttattttcaaccgTAAAAACAACATACTTTTGAGAACTGATATAGAGTCCAAACGACATCGTTTTAGATGCGTTATGCACCGTAGTGTCCACAATCATAAGCAGCCTTAGAccccaatcaaaaaaataatgatcaAACAAGAGCCAACTGAAAAACCAGAAAATCACATAACAAAAGTAACATGGGAGTACAAAAAACCTGATGCTACCTCCTGAATTTTTTGGTAAGAAAATGGTCCCGAGGAGACGTCCAAAAATAACTCCACAGAGAGTTATTCCAATAGCAGCATGGTAAATTAACTGAAAAAAGTAAACCAGTAGTGCCAAGCATTACACCATCCAATACTCCCAGGTTCAATCCACTCCATTTCTATTCCAGCAATCACACTATTGTGGCAACTTTTGTAGCACAAAAAGTATGTCGTTCCAATTTCATATCCCGTTTATATTCATCACTTTCTTCGTGTCAGCTTCACAAAAAATCAATGTCATTTGTAAGcaacaaaagattttttttgttatggcCGGCTTCAAGCCATCAGAGGAAGATCATCATCTCTATCCAGATACGATCAcagaaaaaatttcttttaagcATGCAAATAGAGACTTATTCAAGTCAAAATGAACATTACAAGATCAaaatcaaacctcaccaaaatactTGGTGCATTCCTACTGAGGCTCtaatataacacatatgttgaAAACTTTAACTTACTTACTTTCTTCACTGTTCAGCTTAAATTTATAAGTCCAAACTCTTGTTTACTCCTTTTTCTTcctgttcttttcctttcagAAATTCATCCTTTGAGATATAAGGATATGCATGTGGAATTATTATGCATTGGGCACAGACCATGGTAGGTTTTAAACCAGGGGTAAATTGGATAATTCATATCCGCACTCCAGCTGCAACAACTGGTTACATTCTGGTTCATATTCAGTTATCAGTTACATTAAAAGTAAGCACAACGTCACCAACTACGTACACAACAACCAAGTTACAGGATTTCCTTATTTAAACAGCTTTTTATCAATCTCTCTGAAATTCCAACTCTCCTCCCCCTCCAAAAACCTACTCAACTCTCCCCCATTGAAACCAGAGCACATTCAAGCAATCAAGAAGAGGATTATCAGGTTGTGTTATACACATTGCTACTCCATTCAATTTTCCTTTCCATCTAAATGCTCAACTGCTATATGTTCTCTTCAGTAATGACATTTGTTCTTCAATCAGGGATTCAATCCGGCACCAAATTCTTCCTTCGCATTTCAAACTTAACGGTTCCGACAGGTAATTTCCCTTTCTTCCTCTCGCTACTTATCTTACGGTACTGCTCTTTGCTCATCTTTTCTCGTTTATGATATCTTATACATGTGTAGTCACCTCCAAAACTTAGTGTAGCTCATGCATTCCATCAAGATTTATGAATTTAGTTTTCCTTAGTTCCTTTGAAATTTATGATcatttcgaaagatagaaagCTGCAACTAACCTATTCTCATTTATATTAGTCCATACGCAACCTCCATAAGTTAATGTAACATTATCAGATTTTGTTATTCTTGAAAGGACCCTGCTCAATTGATTATGGATTTGAGCTACGAAGATGGCTTAGCTGCTACCTGTCCACATTTTGTGCGCCTTCGCATCTTGGAGCTTCAAAGACGTACTGACACTAGATATGTCTACTACCTGATTGATTCAAAAAATACAGAGATCAGAGTTGCTGCAGCAATATCATATGATAATGCTGCAGTCAAATACATTGCTGATgctgaatttgtaaaaaaatactCTTCTCTGTATGAACTTGAAGACATTTTTCAATGGGATGTTGCTGATGAATTCAAGACCTGGATAGAATCAATTCTCGctcaaaaaccaaaatttattcCCCCATATCATCGTTCCTCCAAGTACTTGATGGTGGATGAAGATATACCTATAATAGACTGTAAGTTCCCCCATTTAACAATTTAGCTGCCAGCCTGGATTACTACTTCATTTTCTCAGCTATTTTGCATACAAATTTCGCTCCCTTTGTTTGATGATGCAGATAAGCAAAGTTATTGGTTTTCGCACATTGTTCCTTTGATCCACGAAAATCTAACAGTGGTAAAAATTCAATTCCATTTTTTAGAATCACTGCTAGCAAATGTATCATGCCAAGTTCATCATGCTATTCATTCCACATGTGCAGCAACTACCGTATGCTATGAACTCATATCTATTGGCACCAGATGAAGCAGTTGCGATGATTCACAGTGGTAGCCGAGTTTGGTATGTAAAAATTGACAATTCCCGCTTTACAACTGGATGGATGAATGTGGTTCGTGCTCACAATATCGGCAAGAATTACTTGCTTCTATTCGCTTGTGTTGGCCACCTCGAATTTGATTTATTTGTGTTCAATGAAAACAATGATGAAATCGGATACGATTGGACTACTATTGCACCCATCCAATACTCAAATGCACCCAATGATTGGGATTCACACAAGGCTTTCACTCGCCTCACCGGAGGCAAGTAACTTATTCATTGTCCTTACTTTCTTTAGTCCTCTGTGATGGATatatataatctaataaataacACTTCCTTTTTTCATATGTAGATGTTATCATAACTGCTTGTCCACCAATAAGCTATCGATCTACTCGACATGCTTTCCGCAGTGCTATCCTCATCGAATCTGACATACTTCAAAAGCTGGTAACATTGCTTGTCTAATACAGCTTTACTACCTCAAAAAATTCATGGTTCTTACTTCAGGTCTTCATTTCTTGCATCTATCGGTTGCAGAAACTAACTGAAAGGCTGAATGGGTTTTGTCAACAAATCGGACAAAAAGAAATTACATTAGTGATTCGTGGAGCACAGTGGCCTGTGCAGTATGACGGTGCATGCCTCCATGGCCAGATATGGGAAACATTAGTCGCTGCATATAACTTACGAGCTAACCATATTCTGATTTTAAGTCCTGATATCAAGCTGCGGCTGCATATTATGGTGCTTCATGTGAATGACCGCGAAGAAATCTATGATTGGTACTCAATACCTTATGACGAAGA is a window encoding:
- the LOC131316609 gene encoding uncharacterized protein LOC131316609 produces the protein MIVTPFVCLLLLLFFTFSSIMNMAFQDMLAVSCPKFIGVEIVLLKNLLQQRGSNYYLLPADGNRVLVAISRPHNGKKLEYILDRNFIIRYCSMFRIGTRFRWRKYKQFQNWLNSLINRAPRFFQPHLRVMNLLVPPTEGLVAEQHPCWFLKHINKTDRAKNLKIPEFFRPYLFAPPHGIALVYSGYHVYHVKNENHELTFGWNDVILEHNFGSNYTLLLGSMGHLMFDLFIFDEKGHQIKYPWTTTALIQQPNAPIGWDSIAAQCQATNSTFFTSCLVTTFRQFGDEFRFMKKLSHGDLLALELRASIKDFLNEIGLDRMWLTTGHSTWEVQYTDGFLVGQGWNNFIAAHNLKCYDTLVFSFDWELKMHAMVFDELGREKTYNWY